The Candidatus Eisenbacteria bacterium sequence GCGAGCGCGTCGGCGGAGAGTGCCCGCAGCGCTCCGATCGTGTGCAGGTTCATGGAGCGGAGCGTCTTCGCGTGCGAGTGGCCGACGCCCGCGAGCTGCTCGATCGGGCGATCGACGAGAAACGCGTCGGCTTCCTGGGGCGTGATGCGCGCGAGGCCGTCGGGCTTGACGGTCTTGCCGATGAGCTTGGCGAGCATGCGATTGGGGCCGAGCCCGCACGTGACCGTGAGGCCGGTGGCATCGAGCACGCGTTGCTTGAGGCTGGCGCCGGCCGCGAGCAGGTCGCCGTGCAGGCGCTCGGTGCCGCTGAGATCGCAGTACGCCTCGTCGAGAAACGTCTCGACCGCGGGGGCGACGTCTCGGCAGCACGCGAAGATCTGGTCGGCGAAGCAGCGATAGACCTGCGCGTGGCCTTCGAGGATCACGGCGTCGGGGCACAGCCGCTTGGCTTCGCTCAGCGACATGCCGGCTTTGAGCCCGAAGCGCCGCGCTTCGTAGGAACACGACGCGATCACGCCGGCGCCCACGATGACGGGCTTGCCGCGCAGGCGCGGGTCGCGCAACTGCTCGATCGCGGCGAAGAACGCGTCGATGTCGACGTGCAGGATCCAGCGCGCCGGATCGGCGGCCGACCCTGACTGGTGCTTCTCCGCCTCCACCGCGGCGCACGACTCCGCGTTCACGGGTGCCTGACCGTTCGTGCCGGAGTGGTCGATCGCTGCATGCGATCGAGCCGGCGCCGCGGCGGTGGAGGAGAGCGGTGATGCGAGCAGCGGAGGGCGCTCGTCGTCGTGGACTGGGCTGTGGCGTTTGGTGGTC is a genomic window containing:
- a CDS encoding DNA polymerase IV, which codes for MTTKRHSPVHDDERPPLLASPLSSTAAAPARSHAAIDHSGTNGQAPVNAESCAAVEAEKHQSGSAADPARWILHVDIDAFFAAIEQLRDPRLRGKPVIVGAGVIASCSYEARRFGLKAGMSLSEAKRLCPDAVILEGHAQVYRCFADQIFACCRDVAPAVETFLDEAYCDLSGTERLHGDLLAAGASLKQRVLDATGLTVTCGLGPNRMLAKLIGKTVKPDGLARITPQEADAFLVDRPIEQLAGVGHSHAKTLRSMNLHTIGALRALSADALAALFGSPGRMLYERCRGRDTAVVTEREIPLSISRETSFHRDTADRTEIEGMLEYLVGRACRAARELGIQPRTVAVRFRYTDDESDEQARSLKIPSSTDPVVLAVALDILCRRFTRRVALHAVGVSLSNFASDLAEQGSLFDEAEAGRRQALYEAFDGVRDAYGHGVLVSGRALNLKGRVKEDRHGFVLRTPSLTK